Below is a window of Marinitoga hydrogenitolerans DSM 16785 DNA.
TAACTTCTGGGGGAACTATTTTCTCTCCAACCTGATAAGGATGATCTTTTTCTGTTCCACCAAGCATTCTCATTACATTTGGACCATGCATATCAATGTCCATTAATCCAACTTTTCTACCTTCTAATGAAAGGGCAACTGCTAAATTTACTGCTATTGTTGATTTTCCAACTCCACCTTTTCCACTCATTACCATTATAATATGTTTTATATTTTTTAATTCTTCCTGATTTGGCAAATTAAATTGCACTTTTTTATCAACCATTTTATTCCTCCTCAACTATTATTTCATACGTGACTTCTGCCATTCCTTTAACAGTTGCAGAAGCTGAACAATATTTTTCTTGAGACAATTTTACTGCTCTTTCTAACTTTTCTATTGGTAAATCTTTACCTTTAAATATATACTTCACATTTATTTTATTAAAATATCTTGGATGATTCTCATTTCTCTCCGTTTCTAATTTTACTCTTAAATCTTTATAATTTACTTTCATTTTCTTTAAAATCATCGCTACATCCATTCCTGTACATCCACCAA
It encodes the following:
- a CDS encoding OsmC family protein produces the protein MEIELKKSVGMQFVSKTPSGHEIIIDASPEIGGTNSGPRALELFLLGIGGCTGMDVAMILKKMKVNYKDLRVKLETERNENHPRYFNKINVKYIFKGKDLPIEKLERAVKLSQEKYCSASATVKGMAEVTYEIIVEEE